Proteins found in one Anoplolepis gracilipes chromosome 7, ASM4749672v1, whole genome shotgun sequence genomic segment:
- the LOC140667583 gene encoding DNA primase large subunit isoform X1 codes for MLPKAKFQVPIECSPKTLGDVYPHDLQLYQNVPFGEIMLDELQEICETRLKVLTLVERIHLQKLKMSVSQRKVALVKELYKEGIDEFARLINSSGCTSHTEEDIRVRRRDHISHFVLRSVVAFNALKKRWFFKQETRLFKWRFSSLNNEGIKQFMCINNFNFTPISQNEKEGIKEYLKMSSLHISNIANIQFYKVLFSHVISLVKKRKVFIMNGEAFVPEGEIAFVFVPYFKRNLISNFEAAREDRANLYNDERFTHIFTNLENNIHIENTILVQDREIQQCVSLDRLDTLSETSYPLCMRVLHKALRKNHHLTHGGRIQYCLFLKGIGISLSDVMNLWKSEFTKIMDEAIFNKEHSYQVRFAFGQEGSRRDYQPFTCLKIMESIVGPRDYHGCPFKHMLQDILEDELIDCGFNALERLTIMNLSKDGQYSAACNKYYEIKHNCFNDTLFKHPNIYFNESVKHHTSYHGLNLETEDAY; via the exons atGCTACCTAAAGCAAAATTTCAAGTTCCTATCGAATGTTCGCCGAAAACTCTTGGTGATGTGTATCCTCATGATCTGCAATTGTATCAAAATGTTCCATTTGGAGAGATAATGCTAGATGAACTGCAAGAAATATGTGAAACACGACTTAAAG TTCTTACTTTGGTAGAACGTATACATTTACAGAAATTGAAAATGTCTGTATCGCAACGCAAAGTTGCCTTAGTCAAAGAATTATACAAGGAAGGAATAGATGAATTTGCGaggctaattaatagttcTGGATGTACATCACATACAGAAGAGGATATACGTGTCAGAAGAAGAGATCATATATCTCATTTTGTATTAAGATCTGTGGTTGCCTTTAATGCACTGAAGAAACGCTGGTTTTTTAAGCAAGAAACAAGATTGTTTAAATGGagattttcttcattaaataatgaagGAATCAAGCAATTTATGTgcattaataactttaattttacacCT ATCAgtcaaaatgaaaaagaaggtATCAAGGAATATCTTAAAATGTCTTCTCTACATATTAGTAACATTGccaatatacaattttacaaagtgCTTTTCTCTCATGTAATTAGCTTAGTTAAAAAACGTAAAGTGTTTATTATGAATGGTGAAGCTTTTGTACCTGAAGGAGAAATAGCATTTGTGTTTGTGCCATACTTTAAGAGAAatctaatatcaaattttgaa GCCGCACGTGAAGATAGagctaatttatataatgatgaAAGATTCACTCATATTTTTAccaatttagaaaataatattcatatcgAGAATACTATACTGGTTCAAGATCGAGAGATACAACAATGTGTTTCACTTGATCGATTGGATACG CTTTcagaaacctcttatcctctCTGTATGAGAGTGCTTCACAAAGCACTAAGGAAGAATCATCATCTTACACATGGTGGTAGAATACAATATTGTTTGTTTCTGAAAGGCATAGGAATTTCTTTGTCCGATGTAATGAATCTATGGAAGAGCGAGTTCACAAAAATAATGGACGAGGCTATATTTAACAAAGAACATAGCTATCAAGTAAGATTTGCCTTCGGGCAGGAAGGTAGTCGACGAGATTATCAACCCTttacatgtttaaaaattatggaatcAATTGTTGGACCCAGAGATTATCATGGATGTCCTTTTAAACACATGTTGCAAGATATCCTTGAAGATGAACTTATTGACTGTGGTTTCAATGCATTGG aGAGATTAACAATAATGAACTTATCCAAGGATGGCCAATATTCTGCAGCATGTAACAagtattatgaaattaaacataattgttTCAATGACACTTTGTTCAAAcatccaaatatatattttaatgaaagtgTAAAACATCATACCTCCTATCATG gttTGAATCTGGAAACAGAAGatgcatattaa
- the LOC140667583 gene encoding DNA primase large subunit isoform X2 — protein MLPKAKFQVPIECSPKTLGDVYPHDLQLYQNVPFGEIMLDELQEICETRLKVLTLVERIHLQKLKMSVSQRKVALVKELYKEGIDEFARLINSSGCTSHTEEDIRVRRRDHISHFVLRSVVAFNALKKRWFFKQETRLFKWRFSSLNNEGIKQFMCINNFNFTPISQNEKEGIKEYLKMSSLHISNIANIQFYKVLFSHVISLVKKRKVFIMNGEAFVPEGEIAFVFVPYFKRNLISNFEAAREDRANLYNDERFTHIFTNLENNIHIENTILVQDREIQQCVSLDRLDTLSETSYPLCMRVLHKALRKNHHLTHGGRIQYCLFLKGIGISLSDVMNLWKSEFTKIMDEAIFNKEHSYQVRFAFGQEGSRRDYQPFTCLKIMESIVGPRDYHGCPFKHMLQDILEDELIDCGFNALGWPIFCSM, from the exons atGCTACCTAAAGCAAAATTTCAAGTTCCTATCGAATGTTCGCCGAAAACTCTTGGTGATGTGTATCCTCATGATCTGCAATTGTATCAAAATGTTCCATTTGGAGAGATAATGCTAGATGAACTGCAAGAAATATGTGAAACACGACTTAAAG TTCTTACTTTGGTAGAACGTATACATTTACAGAAATTGAAAATGTCTGTATCGCAACGCAAAGTTGCCTTAGTCAAAGAATTATACAAGGAAGGAATAGATGAATTTGCGaggctaattaatagttcTGGATGTACATCACATACAGAAGAGGATATACGTGTCAGAAGAAGAGATCATATATCTCATTTTGTATTAAGATCTGTGGTTGCCTTTAATGCACTGAAGAAACGCTGGTTTTTTAAGCAAGAAACAAGATTGTTTAAATGGagattttcttcattaaataatgaagGAATCAAGCAATTTATGTgcattaataactttaattttacacCT ATCAgtcaaaatgaaaaagaaggtATCAAGGAATATCTTAAAATGTCTTCTCTACATATTAGTAACATTGccaatatacaattttacaaagtgCTTTTCTCTCATGTAATTAGCTTAGTTAAAAAACGTAAAGTGTTTATTATGAATGGTGAAGCTTTTGTACCTGAAGGAGAAATAGCATTTGTGTTTGTGCCATACTTTAAGAGAAatctaatatcaaattttgaa GCCGCACGTGAAGATAGagctaatttatataatgatgaAAGATTCACTCATATTTTTAccaatttagaaaataatattcatatcgAGAATACTATACTGGTTCAAGATCGAGAGATACAACAATGTGTTTCACTTGATCGATTGGATACG CTTTcagaaacctcttatcctctCTGTATGAGAGTGCTTCACAAAGCACTAAGGAAGAATCATCATCTTACACATGGTGGTAGAATACAATATTGTTTGTTTCTGAAAGGCATAGGAATTTCTTTGTCCGATGTAATGAATCTATGGAAGAGCGAGTTCACAAAAATAATGGACGAGGCTATATTTAACAAAGAACATAGCTATCAAGTAAGATTTGCCTTCGGGCAGGAAGGTAGTCGACGAGATTATCAACCCTttacatgtttaaaaattatggaatcAATTGTTGGACCCAGAGATTATCATGGATGTCCTTTTAAACACATGTTGCAAGATATCCTTGAAGATGAACTTATTGACTGTGGTTTCAATGCATTGG GATGGCCAATATTCTGCAGCATGTAA